A stretch of SAR202 cluster bacterium DNA encodes these proteins:
- a CDS encoding DUF1800 domain-containing protein — translation MTTVKTDEIALIAHLMRRAGFGASRAELEKLAERGYDATLEMLLDPDSQPDDDLNLLYRYHPYTERPFGLTNGQHHWLYRMVTTKRPLAEKMALFWHQVFATGHAKVESAYELVTQIDIFRKEGMGNYRDLLVTLASNPSMIFWLDNNENHKRQPNENWGRELLELFSMGIGNYTEKDVFEASRAFTGWTINTKLHWLLWGPHLWNFEYRPEDHDAGEKTFLGHKGRFNGEDIIDIIVQQPGCHTFIARHLYNFFVADEPQVPAWSIEPPRDPAAIKFITDTFVKSDYEIKPVMKAIFTSDFFKNAMYQKVKNPAELMVETLKVSGDMNGPDPRWTDTSNETGYMGQSLLDPPSVEGWHTGKEWINSGALVQRVNFATQRFGNPDLPGISEIIRRIATSNGVAMTADKFVDRCIDLMGPVKATPDTRRELIAHIEAGGPISWATREQYQRSAQRASEVMALIAGTREYQFG, via the coding sequence ATGACCACGGTTAAGACAGACGAGATTGCGCTGATTGCGCACCTGATGCGACGGGCAGGCTTCGGCGCCTCTCGCGCGGAGCTGGAGAAGCTGGCGGAGCGTGGCTACGATGCGACGCTTGAGATGCTGCTCGACCCCGATTCCCAGCCGGACGACGACCTCAACCTCCTCTACAGGTACCACCCCTACACCGAGCGCCCCTTCGGCCTGACGAACGGCCAGCACCACTGGCTTTATCGCATGGTGACGACTAAGCGGCCTTTGGCCGAGAAGATGGCGCTGTTCTGGCACCAGGTATTCGCGACCGGCCATGCGAAAGTCGAGAGCGCGTACGAGCTGGTGACGCAGATCGACATCTTCCGCAAGGAGGGGATGGGCAACTACCGCGACCTCCTTGTGACGCTGGCTAGCAACCCCTCAATGATCTTCTGGCTGGACAACAACGAGAACCACAAGCGCCAGCCGAACGAGAACTGGGGACGGGAGCTGCTGGAGCTCTTTTCCATGGGCATTGGCAACTACACCGAGAAGGATGTTTTCGAGGCGTCCCGCGCGTTCACCGGCTGGACGATAAACACAAAGCTACACTGGCTGTTGTGGGGTCCCCACCTGTGGAATTTCGAGTACCGGCCGGAGGACCACGACGCCGGCGAGAAGACCTTCCTGGGCCACAAAGGCAGGTTCAACGGCGAGGATATCATCGACATCATCGTCCAGCAGCCGGGCTGCCATACCTTTATCGCACGGCACCTTTACAACTTCTTTGTGGCGGACGAGCCTCAGGTCCCGGCGTGGTCGATAGAGCCTCCCCGCGATCCCGCCGCAATCAAGTTCATCACAGACACGTTTGTGAAGTCGGACTACGAGATCAAGCCTGTGATGAAGGCTATCTTCACTTCCGACTTCTTCAAGAACGCTATGTACCAGAAGGTGAAGAACCCTGCCGAGCTGATGGTGGAGACGCTGAAGGTCTCCGGCGACATGAACGGGCCTGACCCGCGGTGGACCGACACGTCCAATGAGACAGGGTACATGGGACAGAGCCTGCTGGACCCCCCGAGTGTAGAGGGTTGGCACACGGGCAAGGAGTGGATCAACAGCGGCGCACTGGTGCAGCGCGTGAACTTCGCCACCCAGCGCTTCGGCAATCCCGATCTGCCGGGGATCAGCGAGATCATCCGGCGCATCGCGACATCGAACGGCGTTGCGATGACGGCGGATAAGTTCGTGGACCGCTGCATAGACCTGATGGGGCCGGTGAAGGCCACGCCGGACACTCGGCGGGAGCTCATCGCGCACATTGAAGCAGGCGGCCCGATCTCGTGGGCGACCCGCGAGCAGTACCAGCGCTCCGCCCAGCGCGCGAGCGAGGTAATGGCCCTCATTGCGGGCACCAGGGAGTACCAGTTCGGGTAA
- a CDS encoding type II toxin-antitoxin system VapC family toxin, which produces MTTARFLDTNILLRYFSGDDKTKAEKALALLMRVERGDERVETSVVVVCETIFTLTKSYGVTRSEVKRLLAPILQMKNFNLVGKAVCLDALDVFESNNVSFADAFNAVYMKSRGMTEVYSWDSDFDRLEGVTRVSP; this is translated from the coding sequence GTGACAACCGCCAGGTTCCTGGATACTAACATACTGCTCAGGTATTTCTCTGGTGATGACAAAACCAAGGCGGAAAAAGCTCTCGCGCTTCTGATGAGGGTGGAGCGGGGCGACGAGAGAGTGGAGACTTCCGTCGTAGTCGTCTGCGAAACCATATTCACGCTCACGAAGTCATATGGAGTCACAAGGTCCGAAGTGAAGAGACTGCTGGCCCCTATTCTTCAAATGAAGAACTTCAATCTGGTCGGCAAGGCCGTTTGCCTTGATGCCCTCGACGTTTTCGAATCAAACAACGTGTCGTTCGCTGACGCCTTCAATGCCGTCTACATGAAGTCCCGAGGCATGACCGAAGTGTATAGCTGGGACTCAGACTTTGACCGACTTGAAGGGGTAACGAGGGTATCCCCTTAG
- a CDS encoding AbrB/MazE/SpoVT family DNA-binding domain-containing protein, which produces MKEMKTRITQKGQVTIPAEIRSRLGLKPRDTVRFTMEGDIVTLAAAKSRLLEGFGAVKPHKRPEDWRKIREETERAIAEDVIREDVES; this is translated from the coding sequence ATGAAGGAAATGAAGACAAGGATTACTCAAAAAGGCCAGGTTACTATCCCTGCCGAAATCAGAAGCCGTCTGGGCCTGAAGCCCAGGGATACCGTCAGATTCACAATGGAGGGCGACATTGTAACTCTCGCGGCGGCAAAGTCCCGGTTACTCGAGGGATTCGGCGCTGTCAAACCTCACAAGCGCCCTGAAGATTGGCGGAAGATTCGCGAGGAAACTGAGAGGGCTATTGCCGAGGATGTAATTCGCGAGGATGTGGAGTCGTGA
- a CDS encoding four helix bundle protein, translating into MSFASYRDLRVWQGGIELVQYIYALTKTFPNSETYALASQMQRAAVSVPSNIAEGYARSGAKENVRFIAISQGSLAELDTQLEIARRLGYLTADEHQRLQSKLIALSKQL; encoded by the coding sequence ATGTCCTTCGCAAGCTATCGAGATTTACGAGTCTGGCAGGGCGGGATTGAGCTCGTTCAGTACATCTACGCACTGACGAAGACCTTCCCAAATTCAGAAACGTACGCGCTGGCCAGCCAAATGCAGCGTGCAGCAGTCTCAGTCCCCTCCAATATAGCGGAGGGTTACGCCAGAAGCGGCGCGAAGGAAAACGTCCGGTTTATCGCGATCTCTCAAGGCTCCCTCGCCGAGTTGGACACTCAGCTTGAAATTGCGCGACGACTTGGCTATCTGACCGCCGACGAACATCAGCGACTTCAATCAAAGCTAATCGCACTCAGCAAGCAACTCTAA